One window from the genome of Myxococcales bacterium encodes:
- a CDS encoding integration host factor subunit alpha, with amino-acid sequence MTKADIAEIVYEKVGGLSKKEAADIVERLFNTMKETLESGDKIKISGFGNFLLRDKRDRVGRNPQTGEKIPILARRVVTFKPSQVVRQLLNPDEKPKAGH; translated from the coding sequence ATGACCAAGGCCGATATCGCCGAAATCGTCTACGAAAAAGTAGGCGGCCTTTCCAAAAAAGAAGCCGCTGATATCGTCGAGCGATTGTTCAATACAATGAAAGAAACCCTGGAGAGCGGCGATAAAATTAAGATTTCCGGCTTTGGTAATTTTCTATTGCGCGACAAACGCGACCGAGTGGGTCGCAATCCGCAAACCGGCGAAAAAATTCCGATTCTCGCGCGCCGGGTCGTCACCTTTAAGCCGAGCCAAGTCGTGCGCCAGCTGCTTAATCCCGACGAGAAGCCAAAAGCCGGCCATTAA
- the surE gene encoding 5'/3'-nucleotidase SurE has translation MQRTILMTNDDGVDSAHLLGLAEALRAKHRVIVVAPERQRSAVSHSITLHKPLRLRLVSDDTYSLSGSPTDCVYVGIQKVLPSIADLPPLALVLSGPNDGYNLGTDIYYSGTFAGAFEGVLRGCSGLAVSFAPRMHATRVAIELAVAVANDMVANATAAKPELCNLNVPSGELRGVRATSLGQRHYANDVIEREDPWGRSYIWLGGGATGHADIPGSDCVAVAAGEASLTALAQAHLAITATRPRDLAGFSLLPPASKPTGLPA, from the coding sequence ATGCAACGCACGATTCTCATGACCAATGATGATGGCGTCGATAGCGCCCATCTCTTGGGCCTGGCCGAGGCACTCCGGGCCAAACATCGCGTGATCGTGGTAGCGCCCGAGCGCCAGCGCTCTGCGGTTTCACATTCGATCACCTTGCACAAGCCGTTGCGCTTGCGGCTAGTGAGCGACGACACGTACTCGCTGTCGGGCTCGCCGACCGATTGTGTTTATGTCGGCATCCAAAAAGTGCTGCCGTCCATTGCGGACCTGCCGCCGCTAGCGCTCGTCCTGTCGGGGCCAAACGATGGCTACAACCTCGGCACCGATATCTATTATTCGGGGACGTTTGCTGGCGCCTTCGAGGGTGTGCTGCGCGGCTGCAGCGGGCTTGCGGTGTCGTTTGCGCCCAGGATGCACGCCACGCGCGTTGCGATCGAGCTCGCGGTTGCCGTCGCAAACGACATGGTCGCCAACGCCACCGCCGCAAAACCTGAGCTGTGCAATCTCAACGTTCCAAGCGGCGAGCTCAGGGGCGTGCGGGCTACCTCGCTTGGACAGCGGCACTACGCCAATGACGTCATTGAGCGCGAGGATCCGTGGGGACGCAGTTACATTTGGCTCGGCGGTGGCGCGACGGGGCATGCAGATATCCCCGGCAGTGATTGCGTGGCCGTCGCCGCTGGCGAGGCAAGCCTCACCGCGCTGGCGCAGGCACATCTTGCAATAACCGCGACTCGGCCACGCGACCTCGCAGGATTTTCGCTCTTGCCTCCTGCGTCCAAGCCTACGGGCCTACCGGCCTAA
- a CDS encoding sigma-70 family RNA polymerase sigma factor, protein MADVSIAPSPSVAFDAADDASLAAACAGGDREAMSRLYVQYRRRVYSLAYRMVGKSDAEELAHDVFIRIYRGIGGFRGDCALSSWIYRLGMNTALSRLAKQKRRREVSETDEAALDAMPDEKAHLALQRDPHLAATLQLALERLPAGYRAIVVLHDVEGLSHEESAEVLGCTVGTSKSQLHKARLRLRGELAHLHPAKAGA, encoded by the coding sequence ATGGCTGATGTCTCGATCGCCCCTAGTCCGAGCGTCGCGTTTGACGCCGCTGACGATGCGTCTTTAGCGGCGGCCTGCGCTGGTGGCGATCGCGAGGCGATGTCGAGACTGTATGTGCAGTATCGCCGCCGCGTGTATTCGCTCGCCTATCGCATGGTTGGCAAATCTGATGCCGAGGAACTGGCCCACGACGTCTTTATTCGCATCTATCGCGGCATCGGCGGCTTTCGCGGCGACTGCGCCCTCAGCTCGTGGATCTATCGCTTAGGCATGAACACCGCGCTCTCACGGCTCGCCAAGCAAAAGCGCCGGCGCGAGGTTAGCGAAACCGACGAGGCCGCGCTCGACGCGATGCCGGATGAGAAGGCGCATCTGGCGCTGCAACGCGATCCGCATTTGGCCGCGACATTACAACTCGCGCTCGAACGCTTGCCTGCCGGGTATCGCGCGATTGTCGTCTTGCACGACGTCGAAGGCCTGTCGCATGAGGAAAGCGCGGAGGTGCTTGGCTGCACCGTCGGCACCAGCAAGTCGCAACTTCATAAGGCGCGCCTGCGCTTACGCGGCGAACTCGCCCACCTTCACCCAGCCAAGGCGGGGGCCTAA
- a CDS encoding zf-HC2 domain-containing protein, which produces MRARARLSAYLDSELSPAWRRAVHGHLLTCAACKAMASELAQLQRGLRELPAPDVPAGLFARIEKTLAEQDIAHSERRAWRYHLQSWLQALASSRGLRVSGAFAAASLAAIVVGTLHQRGPSAPASPRQPAPAAPQEALVATSLLGDEEASDAYLEVVGELRSALRRQLRLGHAADEATWRAVSVQLASYEQAFARATTPRERRELASATAAYLGEALAASRTNDLIARSSW; this is translated from the coding sequence GTGCGCGCTCGCGCGCGGCTGTCGGCCTACCTCGATAGCGAGCTCAGCCCTGCTTGGCGGCGGGCGGTGCATGGCCACCTGTTAACCTGCGCGGCGTGCAAGGCAATGGCGAGCGAGCTCGCGCAGCTGCAGCGCGGGCTACGCGAATTGCCCGCGCCCGACGTACCCGCGGGCCTTTTTGCCCGCATTGAAAAAACGTTGGCGGAACAAGACATCGCGCATAGCGAGCGCAGGGCGTGGCGCTATCACCTTCAGTCGTGGCTGCAAGCGCTGGCGTCATCGCGCGGCCTGCGCGTGAGTGGCGCGTTTGCGGCGGCCTCGTTGGCGGCGATCGTCGTTGGCACGCTGCACCAACGAGGTCCCAGCGCCCCGGCGTCGCCGCGTCAACCAGCGCCGGCAGCGCCGCAAGAGGCTTTGGTCGCCACGTCGCTCCTAGGCGACGAAGAGGCATCAGACGCCTACCTGGAAGTGGTCGGCGAGCTCCGCAGCGCGCTCCGCCGGCAACTGCGCCTCGGCCATGCCGCCGATGAGGCAACCTGGCGCGCGGTCAGCGTGCAGCTTGCGTCCTATGAGCAGGCGTTCGCGCGTGCGACGACCCCGCGCGAACGGCGCGAGCTTGCGTCCGCGACCGCGGCCTATCTTGGCGAGGCGTTGGCAGCGAGCCGCACCAACGATCTCATCGCGAGGTCGTCATGGTGA
- a CDS encoding metallophosphoesterase family protein: MRYGIFSDIHANIEALGAVMAAFGDQRIDRFVCIGDTVGYGGAPDECCNLVREATTYTLLGNHDAAVAGRMDYSYYYDAAREALDLHARTITPENLAWLKTLPYEVRDAAQGVAFCHGSPINLEEFEYVFAPEHAERCLQIWQDLAQITFVGHSHLCKAFALTKDEVYEVVADRFELRPGFKYIVSVGSVGQPRDRDPRASYTVYDAETKVFEFLRVPYDTEVAAQRILDAGLFNGFANRLRLGI; this comes from the coding sequence ATGCGCTACGGGATTTTTTCGGATATTCACGCCAACATCGAGGCCCTCGGCGCCGTGATGGCGGCATTTGGCGACCAGCGCATCGATCGCTTCGTCTGCATCGGCGACACGGTTGGCTATGGCGGCGCGCCTGATGAGTGCTGCAACCTGGTGCGCGAGGCGACGACGTACACCTTGCTCGGCAATCACGACGCCGCGGTGGCAGGGCGCATGGACTATTCGTATTACTACGATGCCGCGCGCGAAGCGCTCGATCTGCACGCGCGCACCATCACGCCAGAAAACCTCGCCTGGCTTAAGACGTTGCCCTATGAAGTGCGCGACGCCGCGCAGGGCGTCGCGTTTTGCCACGGCTCGCCGATCAATCTCGAAGAGTTTGAATACGTGTTCGCGCCCGAGCACGCCGAGCGCTGCCTGCAAATTTGGCAGGATCTGGCGCAGATTACGTTTGTCGGCCACTCCCATCTCTGCAAGGCCTTTGCGCTGACCAAGGATGAGGTCTACGAGGTCGTCGCCGATCGCTTCGAATTGCGACCGGGCTTTAAGTACATCGTCAGCGTGGGCTCCGTAGGGCAGCCGCGCGACCGCGACCCACGCGCGTCGTATACGGTGTACGACGCCGAAACCAAGGTGTTCGAATTTCTCCGCGTGCCCTACGATACCGAGGTTGCCGCGCAGCGCATTTTGGACGCGGGCCTGTTTAATGGCTTCGCCAACCGGTTGCGCCTCGGCATCTAG
- a CDS encoding transglycosylase domain-containing protein, whose protein sequence is MTIAHLVDHSLAAGVSTRSLTLRRAIPACGVALIAAAIAGSAFLYVERTLHRSIEPRLATRLGVPVRIGAIAANLSGSVELSEVEVGSMFTAETIELGASWRSMLAGQFRPGEVVLRRFAVHARVDDAGLASLAELYRRALGKAGDAGRAAQGEASDATALRIVATDGTVNLAYGALASVQLTHVDIVPTGEQLRVTSQGVELKLAHAGYLARFHFDRSAADVDLASHRVVRALAVAGSGAVEHGAIREAFVGLSASFGTDRQHDVVAAGAFAGAPEQPFSIAWHRDDTLTLQLNEAPLAILAPALPPTLDVSEATATGHLVLQHMMSPAPGQAIVMTAHGQLNGAAITQGLVATEPVPLSLKGEATASFAQDVTTITHYAVSLGDVALAGNGYLDTSDGIVALRLAANIAPVACLDALESIPPVLRGALTGLTPRGMLQGGLEIRYDATKPVGHGAMILTTLDVEDCEILADAQGADPLALLAIAPRRFVDGTTRLVGPGAPGYVGLATLPAHVDAAFVAGEDASFYLHDGFAPDQIARSLDFNFREQGVLRGASTISQQLIKNEFLDRQRTLARKLQEAILTWRLESLLTKRQILERYLNVIELGPGVWGVGQAASFWFGVDAAKLTAAQAALFAAMTPGPMSAARRIAGAGRLDDVTWERTKLILGAMRRAGALSDDAHAAATASRLAIPPAVVVSLRARLATAP, encoded by the coding sequence GTGACGATCGCTCATCTCGTCGACCACTCACTAGCGGCCGGCGTCTCAACGCGCAGCCTGACGCTGCGTCGCGCCATCCCCGCTTGCGGCGTCGCGCTGATCGCGGCGGCTATCGCTGGCTCCGCATTTCTGTACGTCGAACGTACCTTGCACCGCAGCATCGAGCCGCGCTTGGCGACGCGGCTTGGCGTGCCGGTCCGCATCGGCGCGATCGCGGCGAATCTCAGCGGCAGCGTCGAGCTCAGTGAGGTCGAGGTCGGCTCGATGTTCACCGCCGAGACAATTGAACTCGGCGCGTCGTGGCGGTCGATGTTAGCCGGACAGTTTCGCCCCGGCGAGGTCGTTTTGCGTCGTTTTGCCGTACATGCGCGCGTTGACGATGCGGGGCTCGCTAGCCTCGCCGAACTCTATCGGCGCGCGCTGGGAAAGGCCGGCGATGCAGGCCGCGCGGCCCAAGGTGAGGCCAGTGATGCCACGGCGCTGCGGATCGTCGCCACCGACGGTACCGTGAATCTAGCGTATGGCGCCCTCGCCTCCGTGCAGCTGACGCATGTCGATATCGTGCCCACCGGGGAGCAGCTTCGCGTCACCTCGCAGGGCGTCGAGCTTAAGCTCGCACACGCTGGCTACCTCGCGCGCTTTCATTTTGATCGCAGCGCCGCCGATGTTGATCTGGCGTCGCATCGCGTGGTGCGGGCGCTGGCGGTAGCGGGCAGTGGCGCCGTCGAGCACGGCGCGATCCGCGAGGCGTTTGTCGGCCTCTCGGCTTCCTTTGGCACCGATCGACAGCACGATGTCGTGGCGGCCGGCGCCTTTGCGGGCGCACCCGAGCAACCATTTTCGATCGCCTGGCACCGCGACGACACCCTCACGCTGCAACTCAATGAGGCGCCGCTGGCGATCCTTGCCCCCGCCCTGCCGCCGACCTTGGACGTTAGCGAGGCAACGGCCACGGGGCACCTGGTCCTGCAACACATGATGTCACCCGCGCCCGGCCAGGCAATTGTTATGACCGCACACGGTCAGCTAAATGGCGCGGCCATTACCCAAGGTCTCGTTGCCACCGAGCCGGTTCCGCTGTCGCTCAAGGGCGAGGCCACGGCAAGCTTTGCCCAAGACGTGACAACCATAACGCATTACGCGGTCTCGCTCGGCGACGTTGCGCTTGCGGGTAATGGGTACCTCGATACCTCAGATGGCATCGTCGCGTTGCGCCTGGCGGCAAACATCGCGCCGGTCGCCTGTCTCGACGCACTCGAGTCGATTCCGCCGGTGCTGCGCGGCGCCCTCACGGGCCTTACGCCGCGCGGCATGCTGCAAGGTGGCCTAGAAATTCGCTACGACGCGACCAAGCCCGTGGGCCATGGCGCCATGATCTTAACCACGCTGGACGTCGAAGACTGCGAGATCCTCGCAGACGCCCAGGGCGCCGACCCGTTGGCGTTGCTAGCGATCGCGCCGCGCCGCTTCGTCGATGGCACGACCCGCCTAGTCGGCCCAGGCGCCCCCGGCTACGTTGGCCTTGCGACCTTGCCGGCCCACGTCGATGCCGCCTTTGTCGCTGGCGAGGATGCGAGCTTCTACCTGCACGACGGCTTTGCGCCCGATCAAATCGCGCGCAGCCTCGATTTTAATTTTCGCGAGCAAGGCGTCTTGCGAGGCGCCTCGACGATCAGCCAACAACTCATCAAGAATGAGTTCCTAGATCGCCAGCGCACGCTCGCGCGCAAGCTGCAAGAGGCGATCCTGACCTGGCGCCTTGAGAGCCTGCTCACCAAGCGGCAAATCCTCGAGCGCTATCTAAATGTCATCGAGCTTGGGCCCGGCGTGTGGGGCGTTGGCCAAGCGGCGTCGTTTTGGTTTGGCGTCGACGCCGCCAAATTGACCGCGGCGCAGGCGGCCTTGTTTGCGGCCATGACCCCAGGGCCGATGTCTGCGGCGCGGCGGATTGCCGGGGCCGGACGGCTTGATGACGTCACCTGGGAGCGCACCAAGCTAATCTTGGGCGCAATGCGGCGCGCCGGCGCGCTGTCTGATGACGCGCATGCCGCGGCGACCGCAAGTCGCCTGGCTATACCGCCGGCCGTCGTCGTCAGCCTGCGCGCGCGGTTGGCGACGGCGCCGTAG
- a CDS encoding restriction endonuclease codes for MTRKATASSAAKSAPAIPAGKPTKSAKPATTKVAAKASTRTAAKAPAGEAGVASPKHAPKAARPPKKVIAKPASSDARAAAHMPSEEELALASLYADDMQSPVAAHGEFRDARTADEDREMSPEHTAKAVRRAAHGDARQDRRDHWKRLREERKSRRESRSKSDSGTAPVAGAAPTSPAASHPSNARRSHVERAGAPRSQGLVSAKPASLAPKAGDGDRALASAAQAVFASMATAQSIPVRQLTHMMKKRELFAADPERVVQDLKWQLITDERERKAAGFRSVVSYRGRDLFATGAARLSATADSEAALYAAWRDHGAAVREALQRHVASLAAPAFERLVHALLEAQHYTSIAWVKRAAPYSYATALDTSGGTVLISVRAGDGAIDRRGVGELRVGTEAKDLPTGLLFSAGTLSDDAQAELLKPGRSVALCVGDALVQALIAAGVGVAVSHAPISYLDEAFIAELSAG; via the coding sequence ATGACGCGCAAAGCAACTGCCAGCTCCGCTGCCAAATCGGCGCCGGCGATCCCTGCCGGCAAGCCGACAAAATCCGCGAAGCCCGCGACGACCAAGGTAGCCGCGAAGGCGTCCACGCGCACGGCAGCAAAGGCGCCCGCGGGCGAGGCAGGCGTGGCGTCACCCAAGCACGCACCCAAGGCTGCTCGACCGCCCAAAAAGGTGATCGCCAAGCCAGCCTCGTCGGACGCGCGCGCCGCCGCCCATATGCCCTCAGAGGAGGAGCTGGCGCTGGCGTCACTTTACGCAGATGACATGCAAAGCCCCGTCGCGGCACATGGCGAATTTCGCGATGCGCGCACGGCCGATGAAGATCGCGAGATGTCGCCGGAACACACGGCCAAGGCCGTTCGACGTGCGGCCCATGGCGATGCGCGCCAGGACCGGCGAGACCACTGGAAGCGCCTGCGCGAGGAACGCAAATCGCGCCGCGAGTCGCGATCAAAGTCTGACAGTGGGACAGCGCCAGTTGCCGGCGCCGCGCCAACCTCGCCAGCCGCTTCGCACCCATCAAATGCACGCCGCAGCCACGTTGAACGCGCCGGCGCGCCGCGATCGCAAGGCCTGGTTAGTGCCAAGCCGGCAAGTCTGGCCCCCAAGGCGGGCGATGGCGACCGCGCGCTCGCGAGCGCCGCGCAGGCCGTGTTCGCCAGCATGGCGACCGCACAATCTATCCCGGTGCGCCAGCTGACGCACATGATGAAAAAACGCGAGCTGTTCGCGGCTGACCCGGAACGCGTCGTGCAAGATCTAAAATGGCAACTCATCACCGATGAGCGCGAGCGCAAGGCGGCTGGGTTCCGCAGCGTTGTGAGCTATCGCGGTCGCGATTTATTCGCGACCGGCGCGGCCCGCTTATCCGCCACGGCGGACAGCGAAGCGGCACTTTATGCGGCGTGGCGAGACCATGGCGCCGCGGTGCGAGAGGCCTTGCAGCGGCACGTCGCAAGCCTCGCCGCTCCCGCCTTTGAACGCCTCGTCCATGCCTTGCTCGAGGCGCAGCATTACACCTCCATCGCCTGGGTCAAGCGCGCGGCGCCGTATAGCTATGCCACCGCTCTCGACACAAGCGGCGGCACCGTCCTCATCTCGGTTCGTGCCGGCGACGGCGCGATCGATCGCCGTGGCGTCGGCGAATTACGCGTTGGCACCGAGGCCAAGGACTTACCGACGGGCCTGTTATTTAGCGCGGGTACGCTCTCGGACGACGCGCAAGCCGAACTGCTCAAGCCCGGGCGCAGCGTCGCGCTCTGCGTGGGCGATGCGCTGGTGCAGGCGCTTATCGCCGCCGGCGTCGGCGTTGCGGTGTCGCACGCGCCCATTAGCTACCTCGACGAGGCCTTCATCGCCGAGCTCTCGGCCGGCTGA
- the lipB gene encoding lipoyl(octanoyl) transferase LipB, which yields MTEVPWFWRGRQTLQVGLAEQQARYEALRRGEPAMALLLVEHEPVITLGRHGQEANVRRSREELARQGVAVVRLERGGDATYHGPGQLMIYPVVRVRSLRHVIDAIGEAIAHELCGAGIDARWRCNPAGVWVGERKIAACGMHVRHGIINHGFALNVDHDPEPWQWIVACGQGAAATSIAGEVAPALLEAPAVAAWAPRVGAAVTRAMAPWVSYGPRINPP from the coding sequence ATGACCGAGGTGCCGTGGTTTTGGCGAGGCCGCCAAACCTTGCAGGTTGGCCTCGCGGAGCAACAGGCGCGCTACGAGGCCTTGCGTCGCGGCGAACCCGCGATGGCGCTGCTGCTCGTCGAGCACGAGCCGGTCATTACGCTCGGGCGCCACGGGCAGGAGGCCAACGTCCGGCGTTCGCGCGAAGAACTCGCACGCCAGGGCGTGGCCGTGGTGCGGCTCGAGCGTGGCGGCGACGCGACGTATCATGGCCCGGGCCAACTCATGATCTATCCCGTCGTGCGCGTGCGCTCGTTGCGTCACGTCATCGATGCGATCGGCGAGGCCATAGCGCACGAGCTGTGTGGAGCCGGTATCGACGCCCGTTGGCGATGCAACCCCGCGGGGGTTTGGGTGGGCGAGCGCAAGATTGCGGCATGTGGCATGCACGTGCGCCACGGCATTATTAATCATGGGTTTGCGCTCAACGTCGACCACGATCCCGAACCCTGGCAATGGATCGTCGCCTGCGGCCAGGGTGCGGCGGCGACGTCGATCGCGGGCGAGGTCGCGCCCGCGTTGCTCGAAGCGCCGGCAGTCGCCGCGTGGGCGCCGCGCGTTGGCGCTGCGGTGACGCGCGCGATGGCGCCGTGGGTGTCGTACGGTCCGCGTATAAATCCGCCGTGA
- a CDS encoding D-alanine--D-alanine ligase has product MTSLPVAVLHNTDYDAELTAAVDVSAVLVAAEAVAAGLRHAGFSPRLVGVQGADLFEVVQALQGAGAAIVFNLCESLAGDARNEVAMTAVLDLFGQRYTGSDALALGSCLHKDRCKAILRGHGVATPPGACLATEGDLALVEDYSRPWFLKLAHEDASVGIDTSNVVHTAAALRARVLALWDGYRQPVIAEHFIAGREVNVTILGAGASARVLPLHEIDFSKMPAGRPNIVSYAAKWDESHEEYGGTTPVPLQGVSAATRDAIERTALAAYRALGLRDYGRVDLRLDDGQVPWVIDVNPNCDISPDAGVARAALAGGLDYPALLKHIVESAIARYEARPA; this is encoded by the coding sequence GTGACCTCGCTGCCCGTCGCCGTCCTCCATAACACCGATTACGACGCCGAACTCACCGCCGCGGTCGACGTTAGCGCCGTGCTCGTGGCCGCCGAGGCGGTGGCCGCGGGGTTGCGCCACGCCGGCTTTTCGCCGCGCCTCGTCGGCGTGCAAGGCGCCGACCTGTTCGAAGTCGTGCAGGCCTTGCAGGGCGCCGGCGCGGCGATCGTGTTTAATCTCTGCGAATCACTCGCCGGCGATGCCCGCAACGAGGTCGCCATGACGGCGGTACTCGACCTCTTTGGCCAGCGATATACCGGCAGCGATGCGTTGGCCCTGGGCAGCTGCCTGCACAAAGACCGCTGCAAAGCCATCCTGCGCGGGCACGGCGTCGCTACACCGCCCGGCGCCTGCTTGGCGACGGAAGGCGACCTCGCGCTGGTCGAGGATTATTCGCGTCCATGGTTTTTGAAGCTGGCGCACGAAGATGCCTCCGTCGGCATCGACACCAGCAACGTGGTGCACACGGCGGCGGCGCTGCGCGCACGCGTCTTGGCGCTGTGGGATGGCTACCGCCAGCCGGTCATCGCGGAACATTTTATAGCGGGCCGCGAAGTCAACGTAACCATCTTGGGTGCGGGCGCCTCGGCGCGCGTGTTGCCGCTGCACGAAATTGACTTCTCCAAGATGCCAGCGGGCCGGCCCAACATCGTCAGCTACGCCGCAAAATGGGACGAGTCGCACGAAGAGTATGGCGGCACCACACCCGTGCCGCTGCAAGGGGTCTCGGCGGCAACGCGCGACGCGATCGAACGCACCGCCTTGGCGGCGTATCGCGCGCTGGGCCTGCGGGACTATGGCCGCGTCGACCTTCGGCTCGACGACGGGCAGGTGCCCTGGGTCATCGACGTCAATCCTAATTGCGATATCTCGCCCGACGCAGGGGTCGCACGCGCGGCGCTGGCCGGAGGGCTCGACTATCCCGCGCTGCTCAAACATATCGTCGAAAGCGCGATCGCGCGGTACGAGGCGAGGCCTGCATGA
- a CDS encoding GNAT family N-acetyltransferase has protein sequence MMTHRPALEVRTPQLAERDAIVATITSDATFKATEVAVAVELIDAALAASPDYLLLVALRDEGIVGYICFGPTPMTDATWDLYWVVVGSAHRGLGAARTLVAAMEASVKARGGRHVRVETSETEGYGAARALYARLGYPEASVLPDFYSPGDALITYYKQL, from the coding sequence ATGATGACGCACCGACCCGCGCTTGAGGTGCGGACACCGCAGCTCGCTGAGCGCGATGCCATTGTCGCGACGATCACGAGCGACGCGACGTTTAAGGCCACCGAGGTCGCGGTCGCGGTCGAACTTATCGACGCCGCGCTGGCGGCATCACCCGACTACCTGCTCTTGGTCGCATTGCGCGACGAGGGCATCGTCGGCTATATCTGTTTTGGTCCGACGCCAATGACAGACGCAACCTGGGATCTTTATTGGGTCGTCGTCGGATCGGCCCATCGCGGGCTTGGCGCCGCGCGCACCCTCGTTGCCGCTATGGAAGCGTCCGTCAAGGCGCGCGGCGGGCGGCACGTGCGCGTCGAGACTAGCGAAACCGAGGGCTATGGTGCCGCGCGAGCGCTGTATGCGCGGCTCGGGTACCCAGAGGCGAGCGTCTTGCCAGATTTCTACAGCCCCGGCGATGCCCTTATTACCTACTACAAGCAGCTATAG
- the era gene encoding GTPase Era codes for MPQPLATSGAAAEAHVGTSKSGFVGVVGLPNAGKSTLVNFLLGKHIAAVSPLPQTTRQRVVAVRNLPGAQIAYVDTPGIQNGRGALRKFMQQEAVDAAGSADVALVVVDALGRRALPEQWLGSDSEALCEAVAGMPVVVALNKIDRIEKPALLPLLSAWSAFDRLDVKAVVPIAASRGEGVDAMERELVALLAIGAPMFPPDVDVDRADEFIAAELIREQVFAQLRDELPYTTAVVVESLTDQGDDVVISALVIVERDSQKGIIIGKGGQQLGKIGERARRTLSATFGCAVHLKLFVKVMPLWTENDRSLLQLGLSLGKGRT; via the coding sequence ATGCCCCAGCCCCTTGCCACTAGCGGCGCCGCCGCCGAGGCCCATGTCGGCACCTCAAAAAGCGGGTTTGTCGGGGTGGTTGGCCTGCCCAATGCGGGCAAGTCAACGCTGGTGAATTTTCTGCTCGGCAAGCACATCGCCGCGGTGTCGCCGCTCCCGCAAACCACGCGGCAGCGGGTGGTGGCGGTGCGCAACTTGCCAGGGGCGCAGATCGCATACGTTGATACGCCAGGCATCCAGAATGGCCGCGGCGCCCTGCGCAAGTTTATGCAGCAGGAGGCCGTCGATGCCGCGGGCAGCGCAGATGTGGCGCTGGTGGTGGTTGATGCGCTTGGCCGCCGCGCCTTGCCGGAGCAGTGGCTGGGCAGCGATAGCGAGGCGTTGTGCGAGGCGGTGGCGGGCATGCCCGTCGTCGTCGCGCTCAACAAGATCGACCGCATCGAAAAGCCCGCGTTGCTGCCACTGTTGTCGGCGTGGAGCGCGTTTGACCGCCTCGACGTTAAGGCCGTCGTGCCCATCGCGGCCAGCCGCGGCGAGGGCGTCGACGCCATGGAGCGCGAGTTGGTGGCGTTGCTTGCGATTGGCGCGCCCATGTTTCCGCCCGATGTCGACGTCGACCGCGCCGATGAGTTTATCGCCGCCGAGCTCATCCGCGAGCAGGTGTTCGCGCAACTGCGCGACGAGCTGCCGTACACGACGGCCGTGGTCGTTGAATCGCTAACCGACCAAGGCGACGACGTCGTGATCTCGGCGCTCGTCATCGTCGAGCGCGATTCGCAAAAGGGCATCATCATTGGCAAGGGCGGGCAGCAGCTCGGCAAGATCGGCGAACGCGCGCGGCGCACCCTCTCCGCAACATTTGGTTGCGCGGTGCATCTCAAGCTGTTCGTCAAGGTCATGCCGCTATGGACCGAAAACGATCGGTCGTTGTTGCAGCTGGGCCTCAGCCTTGGCAAAGGTCGAACATGA